DNA from Leucobacter aridicollis:
TCGCGATGAGGCCGACGATGATGAGGCCCCCGATCGTGGCGGGGAACAGCCCCTCCCACCCGACCCTGCTCAGGGAACCGGCTGCCCAGAACCCGACGCTCATCGAATCGGTGATGTCTGCCCGGGTGACGAGGTAAATGTTGACGGCCCCCAGCATTGCGGAGACCGCGATACCCACGATGATGAGCCTGAAACCCTGAACGCCTCGCCGATAAGCCAGTAGGTACACGATCGCAGCTGTCGCGAGCCCACCGATCAACGCGGCAGACGCGACGCCCCAGTAGTTTTTTGTGCCCAGCGTCAATACGGCGATTGCGACCGCGGTGTAGGCCCCGGTGTCAAACCCGATAACGTCTGGCGACCCGAGCGGGTTGCGCGTGAGCGACTGAAAGACGGCGCCGCCGATGCCGAGGAGTAAACCGAAGAGGAGCGCAGCGAGGGCGACGGGAAGACGCCACTCGATGACAATCATGCGCTGGAACTCGTCGCCCTGCCCGGCCAGGGCGGCTACCACTTCCGCAGGGCTGAAAGGGTAATCGCCGAAGCCGAGCGCGAGCACCGCAGCAACGAGAGCGATGGTAACGAGCGCGGCGTTGACCGCGACACTGCGAACACTCCAGCGAAGCGAGACTTGCGCGCCAAGGCGAGTCTGACGCGAGCTGTAGCCGAAATCGATGGGGGTTCTTTCCGGGGTGACACTCGCGCTCATAACGTGGATGCCTTTCTGCGCCGCACGAGCGCGATGAGAACGGGGGCGCCGAGAACCGCGGTCATCACGCCGGCTTCGATCTCGCCGGGGCGCGCAACGACTCGTCCGAGAACGTCCGCGCTGAGCACGAGCACCGGAGAGGCGAGGGCTGTGTACGCGACTATCCAGCGCTGATCGGGTCCCGTAAACCAGCGAACGAGGTGCGGCACAGCGAGCCCGACGAACGCGATGCCTCCAGTGAGCGCGGTCGCGGCCCCTGCGAGAAGTGTGACGCTGATGAGTCCGATCGTGCGTGTCCGGGCGATGTTTGCCCCGAGCGATGCGGCCTGATCGTCTCCGAGCGCGACCGCGTTGAGCGATCCTGAGATGACGACAGCGAGCACCAAACCCAGAACAATCAGCGGCAACACGGTGAGTGTGTCTGATACAGAGACCCGAGCGAGCGAGCCGAGGCTCCAATTCCGGAATGAGCGGAAGGTCTCCTCGTTGATGAGTTGGAGGAACGTCGCGAAGGCTGTGAGTACTGCCGCGAGCGCGACACCGGCGATAACGAGGGTGACGGGGGAGGCGCTGCCGCTGCCCGAGGCGCCGATGAGGTACACGAGAACGGTCGCGAGGACTGCTCCGGCGAACGAAAACCAGACGTACCCGGCGATCCCCGTCACTCCGAACACGGCGACACCGACGGTGATAGCAAAGCCGGCCCCGGCATTCACACCGAGAATCCCAGGGTCAGCGAGCGGGTTTCGAGTGATGGCTTGGATGAGCGCGCCAGCGACCCCGAACGCCGCCCCAGCTACGATCCCAACGAGCGTGCGGGGTGCGCGCAGCGTCCAGACGATTGAGGAGGCCTCGCTCCCGTCTGAGTCGAACACGGTTCGCCACACCTCCGACATTGGAACGGGGTTCGCGCCGTAGGTGATGCTCAACACGAGCACGAGGCAGAGTGCTGCTATGAGGGCTGCGATTCCGAGAAGTCGCCGCTGCGTTGCGTGGCCCTTGGCACGTAATGGGCGCGCTGCGTTCTCAGTGTGAACAGGGGAGGTCATCTAGGTTCCTGGAAGTAGGGTCAAACTGGGCGCGGAGCCTCGTCGGCGCCGCGCCCAGCTTGGACGAGTTGCTAGAACTTCTCGGCGAGCAGCGGCACGAGTTGTTCGGCCGCCCACGCGTTTCCGATCGGCCCACCGCTGGTGATGGCCCAGAGGAGGTCACCGCCGTCGTCGGTTTTCGGGGGGAGCTGGACGAACCTGCCAGACTTCACCGCTCCGAGGCTGGTGAACAGGTCGGTGCCGGTCACGCGCTCAGCCATTTCCTCGAGGGTCGTGGCCTCGCTCTGCCCGAGCACCAGCACGTCTGCATCGATCTTCGAGATCAACTCGTCGCTCACGGTCGTATCCTTCGCGAACGCGGCTGCGCCCGGGTTCGGGGCGAATCCAAGGTCGGTGAGGAAGAGCTCGGGCGCTGCTCCGTTCTGCGAGAAGTACTGGAGCCCGGTCGCCGGGCCGTAGTAGATCGCCCACGTTGCCGTCTTGCCGTCGAACTCTGGGTGCGCCTCTCGGATCCCCGAGAAGAGTTCTTCGTGCTCATCAATCACAGCTTCTGCTCGGTCGCTCAGGTCGATGGCCTCGCCGAGCAGCCGGATCGACTCTTGCCAGGGAACGATGCGCTGGTCGGACGCCGGGCTGGTGAGAACGGGCGCGATTTTCGCTAGCCGATCGTAGATGTCCTCCACGCCGCCAAATCCCGGCACCCAGCCCACCGTGACGATGAGATCTGGCTTGGCCGCTGCAACGGCTTCCATCGGCACGTCCTCGCCCCGCACATATTCGTAGGTATTGAGATCAGCCGCGCCGTGAGCGTCGAGGTAGCCGCCCTCGGAGACCATGTTTGAGTTGAGCACGGGAGTCACCCCGAGCGACAGTAGAAGCTCGGTATCTACGCCGTTGGGTACGATCGCCGCGATCCGTGTTGGACGTTCCTTGAGTACTGTCTCGCCGTACGGGCTATCGAGGGTGAGCGGATAGGACGTAGTTCCCTCGGCGGCTGGCACGAGCTCTGAAGCCTCGGCTGCGGCGCTGTCGTTCGAGCTGGATGCTGCTGGCGCCGAGCACCCGACGAGCAGGAGCAGCGCGGCGAGCGCTGACCCGACAAGGGCGGTTGAGTGAACATTTCTTCGCAGGGGCATGATTGCCTTTCGTGAGTGGACGAGTTCTGAGATTTCGAGACTGTGTGGTTGGCGACTGAAGAGGGCCTGAGCTGGCTCAGGGTGCGTCTGACGCGTCAGGCACGGGAACGCCTGACTGCCCGCGTTTCCAGTAGCCGGTGAAACTGATCGCGGCCCGCGGCAGCTCCCATGTCTGCACAAGGAAGCGCCGGATCTCGCGCACTTCTGCCTGCTCCCCAGCAACCCAGACGGCGAGGTTCTCGCGCGGCAGAGTTGTCGCCTCGAGCGCTACAAGCAGGGGGCTCCTGGTAGGGCTTGCAACTGCGTCCGCATTGATCCAGCGAACACGTACGCCCGCGGGGGCTTGAAGTTCGTATCGGTACTCCTTGCCGGGCACGCTGAGCAGCACCTCGCCTGTTGCTCGCTCGGGCAGCTGCTCGAGTAACCGCGCGACAGCCGGGATCGCGGTGTCGTCGCCGAGGATGAGGTAGTTGTCGGCGCCGCTCGGAAGATCGAGGGTTTTTCCGGGCCCCACGACATACATGACATCTCCGACTGATGCCGTCGACGCCCACGTCGAGGCAACGCCTGTGCCATGAAGCACGATGTCGATGTCGAGCTCGCGGGTCGTGGGGTCAAAGCGTCGGACCGTATAGGCGCGGGCGATCGGGCGGCGGCCAGGCGCAAACGTGACTCGCCCGTGTTCGATTTCAGGCAATACAGGGGTCAGATCTCCCGGGTAGGGGAACAGCAGCCTGACGTCATCGTCGAACCCCGGGCTCGAGAACGCCGGCGTGACGTTACCGGCCTGGTCTGTGTGGGCGTCAAGGGCCGCGCCGGTGAGCGTGATGCGCAGCATCGTTGAAGTGACCTCGGTGAGCCTGCCGACCCTGAGTGGTCGGATGCCAACGGGCATGAGCTGTACCGTTCGAGCGGATACGGGCAAGTCGTGTTCTCCCTCGGAGAGTTCCCGTCTGATGCGGGACCGGTGTACCTCACCGGCCAATGAGAAAGGCTATTGTTGGAATCATCAGATGATTTATCCTGATGCGCAAAGATCACATACTGAGGGGGTTCGGTGCCGCAAGATTCGCACTGTGTGCTGCTCGAATCGAACGAATTCGCCGCTGCGGTCGCTGAGAAGGTTTGCAATTCGCGCGAGCCATCCCTTATTTGGGCCTATGCGGGACAGGGGCGCGTCTCCATCGGCAATCATGTCTATCCGCTGCGCCAGGGCGACGCGATCTGGGTGCCGGCGGGCCTGGAGTACGATATTCGAAGTTCCCCGAACAGCGTGCTTATCCCAATCTTCCCGGCAGCCAGGCGGGCCCACTTTGCGCTCTCGACGCCAACGAGAACGCACTTCGCTGCTGAATGGAACGACTGGCTTGTCTATCAGTTCGCACGGAGCATCGGGTACCTCCGTGGCGCGGCTGCCGCCCAGGGGCTTGCGGGTGTCGTCGTCGGTTCTCCCGGGTCAACCCCAGGAGGCACACCGATGCCCGCGGCACCTGTGCCGCTGCCTCCAAGGCCGAACTCGCCCGAGGCCTCACGGGTCGCATTGCGTCTCATGCAGGATCCTGCCGATTCTGCTTCGATCGATGAACTCGCCTCGGGTGTGAGCGTCTCCGTACGAACGCTGCAGGCGCAGTTTTCGAGCGAAACCGGCTTCGCGATATCGGAGTGGCGAGCCCAAGTTCGTATCGCGGCAGCAGCGACGTATATCGATCTTGGCCACGACATTGGGTGGACTGCGCAGCAGGTCGGGTATGCCACTCCCGCAGGGTTTACCAAAGCATTTTTCAGGCAAACGGGGGTGACCCCGAGCGCTTTCGCACAGCGCAGAGGGCAGCGGGTCCGCCCTAGCGAGCCAGTGTCTGATTTGGCCCCTCCTGGTGAGGCCGGCGAGACTGCTGCATCTCGTCGAGGCGTTCCTCCCGTCGTGCCTGCGAGCAAGACTTGGGACAGGGTGAGCGATTTCCATGTGCTCGTGTGGGTGTATCGAGGTTCAGCACGGGTGGAAATCGCAGGCGAACTGTTCAACCTGCGCCAAGGCGAAGCCGCCTGGCTACCGGCTGGCCTCTCGAACAGTGTCAGCTTGCCCGCAGGGTCGATCCTGCTGCCCCTTGGATCACAGGAAGTGAATTACGGGGCGGACGCTCCGGATGTTCTGGTGCAGCGGTTCTCTGACGATGCTGGGCTGTTTCTCATGCACACAATGGTGGCCAACTACTCGCGCCTTCGCCCCACAATCCACGACCCGCATGCGATCACGCGGGCGTTTGCTCAGCAGAGCGCGGTTATGGGCGTCTCCGCGGGGGTGCGTACTTCATCCAATGCCTCGCGCGTTCAGGCGCTCGCGGCCGAGCTGCATAGAACCCCCGCAGATCGAAGAAACCTGAGTGAGTGGGCCGGCCATTTCGAGATCGAACCCGCTCAGCTGGCGTCGGCGGTCTTGTCGATTACCGGAATGGAGTTCAGCCGGTGGCAGAGCCAGATCCGTATGACGATGGCCCGCCGCTACCTGGCAGAGGGGATGAGCGTGGCTCGGGTAGCGAGGACTCTCGGTTACGCCCACGCCTCCGGCTTTGGACAGGTGTTTACGCGGAAGCACGGACTCTCCCCGCGCGACTATCAACGCGAAGGGTGGCAGCAGACTGCCGAGCCATTGATTGTCCCCTGACTCCGCTTCGGCGGACCACGCCCCTCCGGTGCGAGTGTGACTGGGGCGAGCCGCACGCGCCGCACGCGCCGAGGCTCCGGAATCCCCGCGACGATTTGCGTTCGGTGCGCGGATGGGGGACGGTGGCGCCATGGCGGGTCCTTCTACGGCATCGTCCGACGGCCGACGCTCAGGTCGGCGCATGCCGCAGATTCGATGCGGCGAAGAGCGCTCGAAATGGCGTTGGTGATGGCAGCGCTTGCAATTGTGATTACCCTTGGCCTCGCGACGGAGGACACGCTTTCGTCACTTGCAAAGCAGACGCACGAACGGATCGGCCCCGTGCACCTCATGCCAGAAAGGGGAGAGCCGGGCGTTGAGCCCTTCACAGATGTCATGCTGGACGCGGCTGTTGAGCCGTTCACCAGCGACGACGCGGAACGCGAAATACGCGTGCTCGTCGAGGCGGCACTGGCGGAGCCCAACGGGCCCGCAACGACGAGCGAGCGGATGAGCGAGCCCTCCATCGAGTTCGACGCAGCTCACCCGCCGATCGACGGGCAGAGCTGCGGCTGCGCCACCGCCCCCCTACAGCGTCGGGATGTTCGCGAGCAGCTCCTTCGTGTAGGCGTGCGTCGGGTTGTTGAGCACCTCGTCGACCGGGCCGTCGTCCACGATTTCGCCACGGTTCAGCACGGCGACGCGTGACGCGATGTGGCGCGCCAGCGCGATGTTGTGGGTGACGAAGAGTACCGTGAGATCACGCTCTTCCTGCAGGGTGTGGAGCAGCGAGATGATGTTCGCCTGCACGGAGACGTCGAGCGCCGACGTGATCTCGTCGCACACGAGCACCGACGGCATGTTGACGAGGGCCCGCGCGATCGCGGCGCGTTGCCGTTCGCCGCCCGACAGGTCGCCTGGCCGCCGGTCGTAGAACTGCCGCCCGAGCTGCACGGCGTCGAGGGCGTCACGCACGCGTTCGCGGCGCTCTTCCGCGCTGTACTCGCTCGCCATCTCGAGCGGCACGAGGAGTGACTGCCCGAGCGTGCGGCGCGGGTTCAGTGACGAGAACGGTGACTGGAAGATGTACTGGATCTGCCGCCGCTGCTCCTGGGTCCGCCCTCGCGTTGACTTCGCAAGCTCCTGGCCGTGGTAGCTCACCGAGCCCTCGTAGTCGCTGAGCAGGCCGGCGATGGAGCGGGCGAGTGTCGTCTTGCCCGATCCTGATTGGCCGAGAAGGAGCGTGCTCTCGCCCGGCGCGAAATCGAGATCGATGCCGCGGAGCACCTGATTCTTGCCGTAGGCGACGCGGAGGTCTCGGATCGAGATCCGTGGATCCGCTGCACCCGGCGCCCCCGTCGTGGCGTCCACACCGGGCTCCGGTGGCGCGTCGACAGGCACTGCCGCCGCCGCGCCCGCATGGGCGCCGCCGGCACCGTGAGCGCCGGGACCGTGCGCACCGGCGCCCTCGCCTGCTCCGGCGCCTTCGCCAGCGCTTCCGCCCGCATCGCCGTCACCCGAGCGGGAGACGACCTTATCGGGCGCGGTGTGCTTGAGGATGTCGAGCTCGCCGGTGAGGAACTCCGCGGTGCGCGCGTCCATCTTCGAGAGCTTCCCGATCTGGTTCTTCCCGGCGAGGTCGGGCACGGCGGCGAGCAGCCTGCGCGTGTAGTCGTGCTGCGGCCGCACGAGCACCTGGCTGGTGTCGCCGACCTCCACGATCTCGCCGCGAAGCATCACCGCGACGCGGTCCGCGATCTCCGATACGACGGCGAGGTCGTGCGTGATGTACAGCCCGGCGACCCGGTTCTTCACGGTCATGTCGCGGATCGTGTCGAGCACCTGCTCTTGCGTGGTAACGTCGAGGCCTGTCGTCGGCTCGTCGAGCACGATGACGTCTGGGTACATTGCGAACGCCATCGCGATCCCGATCCGCTGCTGTTGCCCGCCGGACAGCTGGTGCGGCCAGCGGCGCTGGTACTCGTCGCTGTCGGGGAGCCCGACCTCCCGCAGCACCGAGCGCACCCGGTCCGCGCGGTCGGCCTCGGACGCGCCGAAGCCGTGAATGTCGAGCACCTCGCGAATCTGGGCACCAACCCGCATGCTCGGGTTCAGCGAGAGCGCCGGGTCCTGCGGCACGTAGCTGACGCGCGCACCGCGGAGCTGGCGCCTCGCGGACTCGCCCAGCGTGAGCATCTCGGCGAGGTCGGGGCTGTCGGACGGATACAGCGTGACCGTTCCGCCGGTGTGCGCGAGGCCCTCGCGGATGTGGCCGAGCACTGCGAGGCCGACTGTCGTCTTACCCGATCCCGACTCGCCGACGAGCGCGAGGATCTCCGCCGCCCGCAGGTCGAGGTTCACGTCGGACACCACGGCGAGGCCGGTGGCGGTCGCCGCGATCGTGAGGTCGTCGACCTCGAGGATCGGTTCGTCGGCCGACATGCGCAGCTGCCAGGCGGTGCCGTTCTTCTGCGCGTCAGTTGCGATGGGCGCGACGGGGGACTGCTGAGTCATTACTTCTCACCTGCGTTCGTGTTGGCGGATGCGCGAGCGATCGAGTCCGCAATGAGGTTGGTGCCGACGGTCAGGATCGCGATCGCGACGACCGGGAGCAGCACGCCCGCGGGCTGCAGCGAGAGGGCGATGCGGTTCTCGTTGATCATCAGGCCCCAGTCCGCCGCGGGCGGCTGCACCCCGAGCCCGAGGAACGACAGTGAGGCGATCGCGCCGATCGAGTACGTCAGTCGGAGCCCGGCCTCGACAGCGAGCGGGCCGGTGATGTTGGGCAGGATTTCGCGGGTGAGGATCCGGCCGCGCGGCACCGCGTACATCTCCGCGGCGCGGATGTAGTCCTCGTTGATGACGTTCAGCGCGGCGGACCGTGCGACCCGCGCGATGCGCGGCGCGTGCGTGATCCCGATCACGGTGACGAGCACCCACCCCTGCGGGCCGAGCACGGTCACGGCGAGGAGCGCAAACAGCAGCTGCGGCACGGCGAGGAGCACGTCGTTCGCGCGCATAATGAGCGAGTCGAGCCAGCCGCCGGTGTATGCCGCAGCCATCCCGAGGGCGACGCCGATGACGAGGCCGACGAGCGTCGCGAGCGCCGAGTAGATGAGCAGGCTGAGCCCGCCCGCGAGGAACCTGGACCAGACATCGCGCCCAAGGTTGTCGGTGCCGAACAAGCCGTCGGGCTGGAACGGACGACTCGCGAACTCGGTGGCAGTGTACCCGGTCGCCCACGGCAGAAGCAGCGGGCCGAGGAACGCGAGCAGCACGATGATCGCGGTGAGGATCACTCCGATCTTTGCCTGCCGCTGCCGCCAGAAGCGATGCATGAACGACACGTTCGCGCCGGTGTTCGCGGACTTGCTCTGGGCGAGATCCTGCGCGGACAGGGTGTTCGTCGCGTTCAGCCCCGAGGCGTCTTGTGGGTTCGACATGTTAGTTCCCTCCTCGAGTGTGAAGTTTCGGGTTCGCGAGGATCCCGACGATGTCGGCGAGGAGATTCACGACGACGTAGATCGCGGCGACGATCATGGTGATCGCGACGACGACCATCACGTCGCGGTAGTTCACTGCCTCGATGAGCGCCTGGCCGAGCCCCGGGTACCTGAACAGGAACTCGACGACGACCACGCCGCCGGCCATCCACGCGAGTTGGATCGCGATGACCTGCGCCACCGGGCCGATGGCGTGGGGAAGCGCATGGCGCATGATGACGCGGCGCTCGGGCACACCCTTCAGGCGTGCCATCTCGACGTAGCCTGAGTCGAGTACCTCAAGCATGGTCGCGCGCATCATGCGCACGATGTACGGGGTGACGACGAGCACGAGTACGAGCACGGGCAGGATGAGCTGGGTGGGGAAGTCCCACACCTGCGTGCCCGGGGGCTGCATCGTGACGGCGGGCAGGATCGGGAAGACCGTCGTCGCGAAGAGTGCGACGAGGGCGATGCCGACGACGAACTCCGGCAGGGCCGCGAGCACGAGGGAGATGCCGGTGATCGCCGTGTCGGTGGCGCGCCCGCGGCGGAGCGCGGACCAGATGCCGACGAGGATGCCGACAGGGATCGAGATGACCGCTGCCGCGACCATGAGGAAGAGCGAGGCGCCGACGCGCTCGCCAATCAGCGCCGCGACAGGCTGCGAGGTCGCCGCGGAGATCCCGAAGTCGCCGACGAACAGCCCGCCGAGCCACAGCAGGTAGCGTTTCCACGCGGGCTCGTTGAGGTTCATCTGTTCATGGATCGCCGCGATCCGCTCGGGCGTCGCCTGCTGCCCGAGGATCGCCTGCGCCGGATCCCCTGGGAGGAGCAGCGTGACGAAGAAGATCACCATTGAGACGACGAGCAGGATCGCGACGCTGATCGCGAGCCGCCGCGCGATGAGGCGAAGAATCATGAGAGGTCTCCAATCCAGACGCGTTGCAGTTGGAAGCCCGAGAGGGGCAGCCCCGTCGCGTTCGGGACGAGCCCGCCGACGTAGGACTGGTACGCGTCGAGCTGGTTCGCGAACCCCCAGACGATGAGGCCGCCACGGTCGTACATGATGGCCTGCGCCTCCTCGATGAGCTCGCCGCGTGCGTCGTCGTCGGTCTCGCCGCGCGCGCGTTCGACGAGCGCGATGAACTCCTCGTCCGCCCAGTGTGTCTCGTTGAACGGCGAATCCGGCATCGCGCCCGAGTTCGCCTGCGGGAGGAAGTTTCGGGTGTACCAGAAGCTCTGAGAGAACGGGTACTCGAGATAGTCGCCCCAGTACGTCGTGAGGTCCATCCGGTTGATCTTCACCGTGATGCCGGCCTCCGCGGCCTGCTCGGCGAACACCTGCGCGGCCTCCACGGTGCCCGCCTGTATGGGGGCGGTCGCGAGCTCGACGGTGAGGCCGTCGGGGTAGCCGGCGTCGGCGAGGAGGCGCTTCGCCTCCTCGATGTCCTGCGTGCGCTGCGGGAACTCCGGGTAGGCCGGGTCGAAACTCGCGAACATGTCGTTGCCGACGGTGCCGTAGCCGGACAGCACCTGCTCGACCATCTGCTCGCGATCGACGGCGAGGCGGAACGCCTGCCGCACCCGCTCGTCGTCGAACGGCGGGGTGTCGGTGCGCATCGTGAAGGGCAGCCACATGCCGGTCTCGGAGTTCAGGATCTCCATGCGCGAGTCTGCGCCGATGACCTCCGCGAGCGCGGCGGGGATCTGCGCGACGGCGTCGACCTGGCTCGACAACAGCGCGTTGATGAGCGCGTCAGTGTCGTTAAAGTTCAGCAGCTCGATCTTGTCGAGGTACGGTCCGTCGTCTCCCCAGTAGTACGGGTTCCGCTTGAGCACGGTGGATTGGCCGGGCGTGAAACTCTCAAGCATGAACGGGCCGGTGCCGACCGGGTTCGTCGGGTCGTAGTCCTCGGGCACGATCGTCATGGTGTACTGCCCAAGGCCGTCGTCGAGGGACGAGTCCGGCACGTCGAGCCTGAACTCGACGGTGGCGTCGTCAACGGCGACGACCTCCCGGAGGTGCCCGAGGCTTGCGGCGCCGTTCTTCGGATCGTCAGGGTCGATGACTCGCTCGACGCTCGCCACGACGTCTTTCGCGGTCATGGGCCTGCCATCTGAGAACTTCACGTCCGTGCGCAGATGCGCGGTCCACACCGTCGCGTCGGCGTTGGGCTCGATCGAGGTCGCGAGCATCGGCTTGAGGTCGAAGTCATCGTCGCGGTAGAGCAGCGCGTTGTACATGTTAACGGCGCGGGCGACGTCTCCGAGGTTCGTGGCGATCGCGCCGTCGAGGGTGTCTGCGGCGCCGCCGCCGACGAAGCCGACGCGGAGGGTGCCGCCCTCGACGGGGGATCCTGGGCCGACGCCGTCGGCGCCTGGCACCGCCTGGCCGCTGCAGGCCGCCAGGAGGCCGGCGAGGCCGAGAGCGAGCGCGGCTCCAAGCATGTGACGGGCCCGTCGACGACGGGGGTGGCGCACACCGGGGGTGCTGTTCACCATTGAATCGCTTCCTTTCGCATGTTCCAGGGCCGGCAGCAGCCGGTCTTGGATGGT
Protein-coding regions in this window:
- a CDS encoding ABC transporter permease; this translates as MHRFWRQRQAKIGVILTAIIVLLAFLGPLLLPWATGYTATEFASRPFQPDGLFGTDNLGRDVWSRFLAGGLSLLIYSALATLVGLVIGVALGMAAAYTGGWLDSLIMRANDVLLAVPQLLFALLAVTVLGPQGWVLVTVIGITHAPRIARVARSAALNVINEDYIRAAEMYAVPRGRILTREILPNITGPLAVEAGLRLTYSIGAIASLSFLGLGVQPPAADWGLMINENRIALSLQPAGVLLPVVAIAILTVGTNLIADSIARASANTNAGEK
- a CDS encoding ABC transporter permease; translation: MILRLIARRLAISVAILLVVSMVIFFVTLLLPGDPAQAILGQQATPERIAAIHEQMNLNEPAWKRYLLWLGGLFVGDFGISAATSQPVAALIGERVGASLFLMVAAAVISIPVGILVGIWSALRRGRATDTAITGISLVLAALPEFVVGIALVALFATTVFPILPAVTMQPPGTQVWDFPTQLILPVLVLVLVVTPYIVRMMRATMLEVLDSGYVEMARLKGVPERRVIMRHALPHAIGPVAQVIAIQLAWMAGGVVVVEFLFRYPGLGQALIEAVNYRDVMVVVAITMIVAAIYVVVNLLADIVGILANPKLHTRGGN
- a CDS encoding FecCD family ABC transporter permease — encoded protein: MSASVTPERTPIDFGYSSRQTRLGAQVSLRWSVRSVAVNAALVTIALVAAVLALGFGDYPFSPAEVVAALAGQGDEFQRMIVIEWRLPVALAALLFGLLLGIGGAVFQSLTRNPLGSPDVIGFDTGAYTAVAIAVLTLGTKNYWGVASAALIGGLATAAIVYLLAYRRGVQGFRLIIVGIAVSAMLGAVNIYLVTRADITDSMSVGFWAAGSLSRVGWEGLFPATIGGLIIVGLIATLAPALRQLELGDDAALSQGLNANRSRPALLITGVAATALVTAAAGPIGFVALAAPQLARRLAGTPGVTVGGAACMGAALLTCAHALSLLIAELYRPIPVGLITVCLGGLYLIWLLIRETRKSL
- a CDS encoding siderophore-interacting protein codes for the protein MPVGIRPLRVGRLTEVTSTMLRITLTGAALDAHTDQAGNVTPAFSSPGFDDDVRLLFPYPGDLTPVLPEIEHGRVTFAPGRRPIARAYTVRRFDPTTRELDIDIVLHGTGVASTWASTASVGDVMYVVGPGKTLDLPSGADNYLILGDDTAIPAVARLLEQLPERATGEVLLSVPGKEYRYELQAPAGVRVRWINADAVASPTRSPLLVALEATTLPRENLAVWVAGEQAEVREIRRFLVQTWELPRAAISFTGYWKRGQSGVPVPDASDAP
- a CDS encoding ABC transporter substrate-binding protein; this encodes MVNSTPGVRHPRRRRARHMLGAALALGLAGLLAACSGQAVPGADGVGPGSPVEGGTLRVGFVGGGAADTLDGAIATNLGDVARAVNMYNALLYRDDDFDLKPMLATSIEPNADATVWTAHLRTDVKFSDGRPMTAKDVVASVERVIDPDDPKNGAASLGHLREVVAVDDATVEFRLDVPDSSLDDGLGQYTMTIVPEDYDPTNPVGTGPFMLESFTPGQSTVLKRNPYYWGDDGPYLDKIELLNFNDTDALINALLSSQVDAVAQIPAALAEVIGADSRMEILNSETGMWLPFTMRTDTPPFDDERVRQAFRLAVDREQMVEQVLSGYGTVGNDMFASFDPAYPEFPQRTQDIEEAKRLLADAGYPDGLTVELATAPIQAGTVEAAQVFAEQAAEAGITVKINRMDLTTYWGDYLEYPFSQSFWYTRNFLPQANSGAMPDSPFNETHWADEEFIALVERARGETDDDARGELIEEAQAIMYDRGGLIVWGFANQLDAYQSYVGGLVPNATGLPLSGFQLQRVWIGDLS
- a CDS encoding FecCD family ABC transporter permease gives rise to the protein MTSPVHTENAARPLRAKGHATQRRLLGIAALIAALCLVLVLSITYGANPVPMSEVWRTVFDSDGSEASSIVWTLRAPRTLVGIVAGAAFGVAGALIQAITRNPLADPGILGVNAGAGFAITVGVAVFGVTGIAGYVWFSFAGAVLATVLVYLIGASGSGSASPVTLVIAGVALAAVLTAFATFLQLINEETFRSFRNWSLGSLARVSVSDTLTVLPLIVLGLVLAVVISGSLNAVALGDDQAASLGANIARTRTIGLISVTLLAGAATALTGGIAFVGLAVPHLVRWFTGPDQRWIVAYTALASPVLVLSADVLGRVVARPGEIEAGVMTAVLGAPVLIALVRRRKASTL
- a CDS encoding AraC family transcriptional regulator encodes the protein MLLESNEFAAAVAEKVCNSREPSLIWAYAGQGRVSIGNHVYPLRQGDAIWVPAGLEYDIRSSPNSVLIPIFPAARRAHFALSTPTRTHFAAEWNDWLVYQFARSIGYLRGAAAAQGLAGVVVGSPGSTPGGTPMPAAPVPLPPRPNSPEASRVALRLMQDPADSASIDELASGVSVSVRTLQAQFSSETGFAISEWRAQVRIAAAATYIDLGHDIGWTAQQVGYATPAGFTKAFFRQTGVTPSAFAQRRGQRVRPSEPVSDLAPPGEAGETAASRRGVPPVVPASKTWDRVSDFHVLVWVYRGSARVEIAGELFNLRQGEAAWLPAGLSNSVSLPAGSILLPLGSQEVNYGADAPDVLVQRFSDDAGLFLMHTMVANYSRLRPTIHDPHAITRAFAQQSAVMGVSAGVRTSSNASRVQALAAELHRTPADRRNLSEWAGHFEIEPAQLASAVLSITGMEFSRWQSQIRMTMARRYLAEGMSVARVARTLGYAHASGFGQVFTRKHGLSPRDYQREGWQQTAEPLIVP
- a CDS encoding ABC transporter ATP-binding protein, with product MTQQSPVAPIATDAQKNGTAWQLRMSADEPILEVDDLTIAATATGLAVVSDVNLDLRAAEILALVGESGSGKTTVGLAVLGHIREGLAHTGGTVTLYPSDSPDLAEMLTLGESARRQLRGARVSYVPQDPALSLNPSMRVGAQIREVLDIHGFGASEADRADRVRSVLREVGLPDSDEYQRRWPHQLSGGQQQRIGIAMAFAMYPDVIVLDEPTTGLDVTTQEQVLDTIRDMTVKNRVAGLYITHDLAVVSEIADRVAVMLRGEIVEVGDTSQVLVRPQHDYTRRLLAAVPDLAGKNQIGKLSKMDARTAEFLTGELDILKHTAPDKVVSRSGDGDAGGSAGEGAGAGEGAGAHGPGAHGAGGAHAGAAAAVPVDAPPEPGVDATTGAPGAADPRISIRDLRVAYGKNQVLRGIDLDFAPGESTLLLGQSGSGKTTLARSIAGLLSDYEGSVSYHGQELAKSTRGRTQEQRRQIQYIFQSPFSSLNPRRTLGQSLLVPLEMASEYSAEERRERVRDALDAVQLGRQFYDRRPGDLSGGERQRAAIARALVNMPSVLVCDEITSALDVSVQANIISLLHTLQEERDLTVLFVTHNIALARHIASRVAVLNRGEIVDDGPVDEVLNNPTHAYTKELLANIPTL
- a CDS encoding ABC transporter substrate-binding protein, which translates into the protein MPLRRNVHSTALVGSALAALLLLVGCSAPAASSSNDSAAAEASELVPAAEGTTSYPLTLDSPYGETVLKERPTRIAAIVPNGVDTELLLSLGVTPVLNSNMVSEGGYLDAHGAADLNTYEYVRGEDVPMEAVAAAKPDLIVTVGWVPGFGGVEDIYDRLAKIAPVLTSPASDQRIVPWQESIRLLGEAIDLSDRAEAVIDEHEELFSGIREAHPEFDGKTATWAIYYGPATGLQYFSQNGAAPELFLTDLGFAPNPGAAAFAKDTTVSDELISKIDADVLVLGQSEATTLEEMAERVTGTDLFTSLGAVKSGRFVQLPPKTDDGGDLLWAITSGGPIGNAWAAEQLVPLLAEKF